The proteins below come from a single Esox lucius isolate fEsoLuc1 chromosome 7, fEsoLuc1.pri, whole genome shotgun sequence genomic window:
- the guca1d gene encoding guanylate cyclase activator 1d: protein MGNHGSSLDYILAEDMHYWYNRFMKESLSELITLFELKGMLGLQGMNEKAASYVDQVFFTFDMDGSGAHRNWIQNTCLHLVSLHSRCKQSRACRFFSRPFYIATYIFPVNLPRGSDKLYSSLAQLNCWLFYPSQEKPISPSQHASKTKRNSALIEKLQGHIISHPPSITLTLLTSSNF from the exons ATGGGGAACCATGGCTCTAGCCTGGATTATATCCTAGCAGAGGACATGCACTACTGGTACAACAGATTCATGAAGGAGTCCCTGTCTGAACTAATAACGCTGTTCGAACTCAAGGGCATGCTGGGTCTGCAGGGAATGAATGAGAAGGCTGCCAGCTATGTGGACCAAGTCTTCTTCACCTTCGACATGGATGGG AGCGGCGCACACCGCAACTGGATCCAAAACACCTGCCTCCATCTGGTGTCGTTACACA GTCGTTGCAAGCAGAGTAGAGCTTGCAGGTTTTTTTCAAGGCCATTTTACATTGCTACATACATTTtcccggtcaatctac ctaggggtagtgacaaGCTCTACAGCAGCCTTGCGCAACTCAATTGCTGGCTGTTCtacccgtcgcaggag AAACCCATCTCCCCATCTCAGCATGCTTCCAAAACCAAAAGGAACTCTGCACTGATTGAGAAGCTGCAG GGGCACATTATCTCCCATCCCCCCTCCATCACACTCACCCTTTTGACCTCCAGCAACTTttaa